In Mustela nigripes isolate SB6536 chromosome 2, MUSNIG.SB6536, whole genome shotgun sequence, a single window of DNA contains:
- the TLE5 gene encoding TLE family member 5 isoform X1 gives MLTPPHPSQAGPRAALASGLGHPGSPTGHLEHRSWFWGLGVGGDPRRTPPGRARPGRRVLGIWGGGPPRGSSHLPQQLKFTTSDSCDRIKDEFQLLQAQYHSLKLECDKLASEKSEMQRHYVMYYEMSYGLNIEMHKQAEIVKRLNGICAQVLPYLSQEHQQQVLGAIERAKQVTAPELNSIIRQQLQAHQLSQLQALALPLTPLPVGLQPPSLPAVSAGTGLLSLSALGSQAHLSKEDKNGHDGDTHQEDDGEKSD, from the exons atgcttacccccccccaccccagccaggccgGGCCTCGGGCGGCCTTGGCCTCGGGCCTGGGGCACCCGGGGAGCCCCACCGGGCACCTCGAGCACCGCAGCTGGTTTTGGggcctgggagtggggggagatCCGAGGCGCACCCCTCCCGGAAGAGCGCGGCCGGGAAGAAGGGTGCTGGGAATCTGGGGTGGAGGCCCCCCTCGG GGCTCGTCTCACCTACCCCAGCAACTCAAATTCACCACCTCGGACTCCTGCGACCGCATCAAAGACGAGTTTCAGCTGCTGCAGGCTCAGTACCACAG CCTCAAGCTGGAATGTGACAAGCTGGCCAGCGAGAAGTCAGAGATGCAGCGTCATTATGTGATG TACTATGAGATGTCCTACGGCTTGAACATTGAGATGCACAAGCAG gcTGAAATCGTCAAGAGGCTGAATGGGATTTGTGCCCAGGTCCTACCCTACCTTTCCCAAGAG caccaGCAGCAGGTCTTGGGAGCCATCGAGAGGGCTAAGCAGGTCACCGCTCCTGAGCTGAACTCCATCATCCGG CAGCAGCTCCAAGCCCATCAGCTGTCCCAGCTTCAGGCTCTGGCCTTGCCCCTGACCCCACTGCCCGTGGGGCTGCAGCCGCCCTCGCTGCCCGCGGTCAGCGCTGGCACCGGCCTCCTCTCGCTGTCCGCGCTGGGCTCCCAGGCCCACCTCTCCAAGGAAGACAAGAATGGGCATGACGGGGACACCCACCAGGAGGATGACGGCGAGAAGTCGGATTAG
- the TLE5 gene encoding TLE family member 5 isoform X3 has product MMFPQSRHSGSSHLPQQLKFTTSDSCDRIKDEFQLLQAQYHSLKLECDKLASEKSEMQRHYVMYYEMSYGLNIEMHKQAEIVKRLNGICAQVLPYLSQEHQQQVLGAIERAKQVTAPELNSIIRQQLQAHQLSQLQALALPLTPLPVGLQPPSLPAVSAGTGLLSLSALGSQAHLSKEDKNGHDGDTHQEDDGEKSD; this is encoded by the exons ATGATGTTTCCACAAAGCAGGCATTCG GGCTCGTCTCACCTACCCCAGCAACTCAAATTCACCACCTCGGACTCCTGCGACCGCATCAAAGACGAGTTTCAGCTGCTGCAGGCTCAGTACCACAG CCTCAAGCTGGAATGTGACAAGCTGGCCAGCGAGAAGTCAGAGATGCAGCGTCATTATGTGATG TACTATGAGATGTCCTACGGCTTGAACATTGAGATGCACAAGCAG gcTGAAATCGTCAAGAGGCTGAATGGGATTTGTGCCCAGGTCCTACCCTACCTTTCCCAAGAG caccaGCAGCAGGTCTTGGGAGCCATCGAGAGGGCTAAGCAGGTCACCGCTCCTGAGCTGAACTCCATCATCCGG CAGCAGCTCCAAGCCCATCAGCTGTCCCAGCTTCAGGCTCTGGCCTTGCCCCTGACCCCACTGCCCGTGGGGCTGCAGCCGCCCTCGCTGCCCGCGGTCAGCGCTGGCACCGGCCTCCTCTCGCTGTCCGCGCTGGGCTCCCAGGCCCACCTCTCCAAGGAAGACAAGAATGGGCATGACGGGGACACCCACCAGGAGGATGACGGCGAGAAGTCGGATTAG
- the TLE5 gene encoding TLE family member 5 isoform X2 gives MQARSRGRREPRGMLPDTGSSHLPQQLKFTTSDSCDRIKDEFQLLQAQYHSLKLECDKLASEKSEMQRHYVMYYEMSYGLNIEMHKQAEIVKRLNGICAQVLPYLSQEHQQQVLGAIERAKQVTAPELNSIIRQQLQAHQLSQLQALALPLTPLPVGLQPPSLPAVSAGTGLLSLSALGSQAHLSKEDKNGHDGDTHQEDDGEKSD, from the exons GGCTCGTCTCACCTACCCCAGCAACTCAAATTCACCACCTCGGACTCCTGCGACCGCATCAAAGACGAGTTTCAGCTGCTGCAGGCTCAGTACCACAG CCTCAAGCTGGAATGTGACAAGCTGGCCAGCGAGAAGTCAGAGATGCAGCGTCATTATGTGATG TACTATGAGATGTCCTACGGCTTGAACATTGAGATGCACAAGCAG gcTGAAATCGTCAAGAGGCTGAATGGGATTTGTGCCCAGGTCCTACCCTACCTTTCCCAAGAG caccaGCAGCAGGTCTTGGGAGCCATCGAGAGGGCTAAGCAGGTCACCGCTCCTGAGCTGAACTCCATCATCCGG CAGCAGCTCCAAGCCCATCAGCTGTCCCAGCTTCAGGCTCTGGCCTTGCCCCTGACCCCACTGCCCGTGGGGCTGCAGCCGCCCTCGCTGCCCGCGGTCAGCGCTGGCACCGGCCTCCTCTCGCTGTCCGCGCTGGGCTCCCAGGCCCACCTCTCCAAGGAAGACAAGAATGGGCATGACGGGGACACCCACCAGGAGGATGACGGCGAGAAGTCGGATTAG
- the TLE5 gene encoding TLE family member 5 isoform X4 produces the protein MSLARVQGSSHLPQQLKFTTSDSCDRIKDEFQLLQAQYHSLKLECDKLASEKSEMQRHYVMYYEMSYGLNIEMHKQAEIVKRLNGICAQVLPYLSQEHQQQVLGAIERAKQVTAPELNSIIRQQLQAHQLSQLQALALPLTPLPVGLQPPSLPAVSAGTGLLSLSALGSQAHLSKEDKNGHDGDTHQEDDGEKSD, from the exons ATGTCCCTGGCACGCGTCCAG GGCTCGTCTCACCTACCCCAGCAACTCAAATTCACCACCTCGGACTCCTGCGACCGCATCAAAGACGAGTTTCAGCTGCTGCAGGCTCAGTACCACAG CCTCAAGCTGGAATGTGACAAGCTGGCCAGCGAGAAGTCAGAGATGCAGCGTCATTATGTGATG TACTATGAGATGTCCTACGGCTTGAACATTGAGATGCACAAGCAG gcTGAAATCGTCAAGAGGCTGAATGGGATTTGTGCCCAGGTCCTACCCTACCTTTCCCAAGAG caccaGCAGCAGGTCTTGGGAGCCATCGAGAGGGCTAAGCAGGTCACCGCTCCTGAGCTGAACTCCATCATCCGG CAGCAGCTCCAAGCCCATCAGCTGTCCCAGCTTCAGGCTCTGGCCTTGCCCCTGACCCCACTGCCCGTGGGGCTGCAGCCGCCCTCGCTGCCCGCGGTCAGCGCTGGCACCGGCCTCCTCTCGCTGTCCGCGCTGGGCTCCCAGGCCCACCTCTCCAAGGAAGACAAGAATGGGCATGACGGGGACACCCACCAGGAGGATGACGGCGAGAAGTCGGATTAG